GATGCCGTATTCTCGCCTTTGAAAAAATCCACCACTCCGCTATCTCCCGTTGAAGCCGGATATTGGAGTAACCAACGAAAGAAAACTGGGCGCAGGACAAGTAGAACAGGTAATGATGCAATGTTTGCTTAACGAGcgtagattaaaaatttgttggtATTTAAGATACGCGTCGTACATGCGTCggtatatttcataattttgggTATGCAATGCAGGAACGGAAACAGAAACGCAAAAGATTCCGATCCTGAAATTTATCGAGGAACTTGGCAAAATAATATAGGTAAGATACTCGCCTGAATGATCAATAAGCAGACAGAGAAAACACGATGTAACATCTAATAATAACATCTAGTAATTAATACCTTTTGTAGGACGTGTCCATAAATAGATCGTTGATATGGCCACGATGGCTGGTGGTGAGTACACATCCGTGAGGGATTTCTACAAAGACAGATCGATTTTTATAACCGGAGGCACGGGTTTCATGGGTAAAGTGCTCGTTGAGAAGCTGCTGAGATCGTGTCCGGATATCAAGAATATCTACCTCTTGATGAGACCTAAAAAGAGCCAGGATGTGCAACAAAGGTTGCAGGAACTGTTGAACGCGCCGGTAATgatctctccttctctttgcATCGCTTAAAAATTGCactagaaattaaatattgtaaagaaattgCGAAACTTTCGAAAAAGGAAAGTGAAATTCTATCACTTTTGACAGCTGTTCGAGAAGTTGCGGCGAGATTCTCCTGCCGAGCTCTCCAAGATCATACCGGTGGCTGGCGACATCACGGAACCGGAACTGGGCATCTCGGCGGCCGACCAAGATATGTTAATACGATCCGTGTCGGTCGTGTTCCATTCGGCAGCGACGGTAAAATTCGACGAAGCCCTGAAGCTGTCGGTCACCATAAATATGTTGGGCACCAAGAGATTGATTCAATTGTGCCACCGTATGCGCAACGTAGAGGTAAGGAAGAAACATTTCGCTCTTCCGCGCTTCAATCGAGCTTATTACTTAATCGCCGTGCCGAGCGGTAGATCGGTGGTTTGCCGAGATCGCTGCAAATCGAAATTCACTAATTACAGACATGCGTTGTCCGTATGATTTTTTACGTATATACTCTACTTACGAAAGATTACAGCGTCTTTTTTCCACGAAAGGTTACAACCCTACTCCGTTGAAAAACACGCCGTCCAGGCGTAAATTCTTTCGAACTTCGCttcgtttaattattcaaCAGCTAAGTCTGTTCAACTTTCTGCTTAATAGAGAAAATACATTTCGATTCGTGTCTACAAATTTCAAAAGGTAAATAAAGCCGACTTATGTATCCGAATGTGTTTGTActttgcacttttttttattacatcgcGCGATACCGCTACTCACCAAGTGTCTGTTCGACaatcctattttttttttttttttacacactattaacttttataaataaatcacagATTAGTGCGAATGAAAAACGATTAACACGTAATACACGACGCAACTTCAAAAACGTACTTCAAAAACAAGGCAAATAAccattttattcttaatttagtgtatttaatgtatacatatgttaaaataaagctGAAAAATTTGCGTCTAACTTTGTAAATCTTggtctttaaatttttttttattttttatttttttttattttatgtagtgaataaaatctattgaaCTTAACATTGACAGCGTTGCACGTCGTTGATCATCAggaaatgatattaatttgataaattccGTCAGTCAGTTTTGTACACACAATTGaacgtaatatatttatataaaatattttctcctttttctaTTCAacttaaagaattatatttatgaattataaatacactaaaaagtaaactttattttgaaatgtgtATTCGTtaaataagaacaaaattgtaatttctcATCTCGTGTCTACACGCATCTTTACACATAATTGTTGTTAAAAGCACATATTGGATGGACACACGGAGATGAAACTCGGACATTTGCAACAGCAATTCGtactttttgcaattttagtaAATGCAAGTTTTCGATCGCAGGCACTCATCCACGTCTCTACTGCGTACTGCAATTGTGATCGGAACGACGTGGCCGAGGAGATCTATCCAGTAAGCAAGGAACCCGAGCAGGTGATCGCTTTGACAAAATGGATGGACGACAAGATGGTCGAGGAATTAACGCCAAGTTTTATCGCCGGTCGACCAAATACATACACGTTTACCAAAGCATTGGCCGAACGAATGCTCCAGCGAGAGAGAGGCGCTTTACCGGTGGCGATTGTCAGGCCATCAATCGTATTGTCATCGTACAGAGAACCGGTGGCCGGTTGGCTAGATAATTGCAACGGGCCTACCGGAATTATTGCCGCCGCCGGGAAAGGCTTCTTCAGGTAcgataatgttataattataacaccCCCCGCGCGTGTTTAGAATTTCGAAATATGTGAAttcgattattaaaatgtcaattttaaaattaattcaattacaaatctaaaaatttttggtatCTACTAAATATCCGTATAGAGTTGTCGCAATGATCGAAgtagaattaaaaagaaatccgGTCCggttattgcatatttttagtCATAATCTCTCTGCGTGTATAAATCGGCGTCTAAAAGTTGCCGCAATCTTTGCATGCAGGACTATGTTGTGTCACGAGAATAAGGTGGCGGACTTGGTTCCCGTCGACATAGTTATCAATCTAATGATTTGCGCGGCATGGAAGACCGCCACGCAGCGCACCGACACCATTTCGATTTACAACTGTTGCACCGGCCAGCAGAATCCCATCACCTGGAAGCAGTTCGTCGAGTTGTCATTCAAATACTCTCGGGTACATCCGGCGAACGACACGCTCTGGTATCCGGACGGGAATATACACAGCTCCGTCATGCTGAACAATTTGTGCGTGATGTTGCAGCATACGCTACCCGCGTATATTCTGGACATCATCGCTCGGCTCAAGGGCTCGCGGCCTATAATGGTCCGCGTGCAGGCCAAACTCTCCAAAGCTAGCAAGTGCTTGGAATATTTCAGCACGAAACAGTGGAATTTCAGAGACGACAACGTACGACGACTGGGTGAGCAACTCAGTCCGGAGGATCGGGAAACATTTATGTTCGATGTTAGGCAAATCGACTGGCCGTCATACTTGGAGCATTACATTCTGGGAATACGACAGTTCATCTTGAAGGAGAGTCCGGATACACTGCCAGCTGCTCGTTCACACATTACAAAGTAAGACGCATCCCTTCTTATTTCAGCAATGCTTCGATTGTGGCGCAATGTGTTTGTagaattctctttctctctcttacaGTGTGTACctgaaatttgaataaatgttagaaaaagGTTTTTCAATtgcaaacaattattttaaacgattGTGTTAACTTACCTTTAAATTACTTTGCTATAAATGCATTTGCTTTGTAGaaacttaaaatataagttaaaattaaaaatgataaagctcgacgaataataaaattatataaggaTAGGAGCAGAGCCAACCGCGAGAGTTTAGTGCGAATGAACTTTTGTATTCTGTTATAAAAACATTCATATAAATAGATCTGTCATCAGGCTATCTTCAGtgtcgaataaataaaatacatgtgAGAACGCACgctgataaattaaaatatcgtttcatgctaatttataaatgtttttataatagaaatagcTCTTTCTGTGTGTGTGCTTCTAtccttatataattttaaaatatctattcaTCAGTCtacatcttttagaaaaaaaaattatattatttttcagaatctaa
Above is a genomic segment from Linepithema humile isolate Giens D197 chromosome 6, Lhum_UNIL_v1.0, whole genome shotgun sequence containing:
- the LOC105671253 gene encoding putative fatty acyl-CoA reductase CG5065 codes for the protein MATMAGGEYTSVRDFYKDRSIFITGGTGFMGKVLVEKLLRSCPDIKNIYLLMRPKKSQDVQQRLQELLNAPLFEKLRRDSPAELSKIIPVAGDITEPELGISAADQDMLIRSVSVVFHSAATVKFDEALKLSVTINMLGTKRLIQLCHRMRNVEALIHVSTAYCNCDRNDVAEEIYPVSKEPEQVIALTKWMDDKMVEELTPSFIAGRPNTYTFTKALAERMLQRERGALPVAIVRPSIVLSSYREPVAGWLDNCNGPTGIIAAAGKGFFRTMLCHENKVADLVPVDIVINLMICAAWKTATQRTDTISIYNCCTGQQNPITWKQFVELSFKYSRVHPANDTLWYPDGNIHSSVMLNNLCVMLQHTLPAYILDIIARLKGSRPIMVRVQAKLSKASKCLEYFSTKQWNFRDDNVRRLGEQLSPEDRETFMFDVRQIDWPSYLEHYILGIRQFILKESPDTLPAARSHITKLYWLHKAVQFGMLIIILRVLLLRNPAMRGAFFSLLSTVLRICRLIV